A stretch of the Bacillus licheniformis DSM 13 = ATCC 14580 genome encodes the following:
- the rhaI gene encoding L-rhamnose isomerase — protein MNDRAYALFEEQQKDRGISLSEAKEKLKALKIETPSWGYGDSGTRFKVFQQEGVPRDPFEKMEDASVVHKLTGICPSVAIHIPWDRVDDYGKLKAHAEQLGLAIGAVNPNLFQDDDYKFGSVTNVKAAIRQKATEQLLECVDIAKQTGSKEISLWLADGTNYPGQGDIRKRKNWMYECLAEVYEALDDDMRLLIEYKFFEPAFYHTDLADWGMAYNLAQKLGPKAEVLVDTGHHAQGTNIEHIVAYLLDEKRLGGFHFNSRKYADDDLIAGAHNPYELFLIFSQILDACRDSDPNVRKTAEHISYMLDQCHNLEPKIPAVLRSVMNVQTQFAKALLINFDEVKKAQEDHDVLAAEAAIREAFEIDVKPLLCAVREEMNVPPDPLKAYAESGYAEKILARGKGGASW, from the coding sequence ATGAATGACCGGGCCTACGCTTTATTTGAAGAACAGCAGAAAGACAGGGGAATCAGCCTTTCTGAAGCAAAGGAAAAATTGAAAGCGCTTAAAATCGAGACGCCTTCATGGGGATACGGGGACTCGGGCACGCGCTTCAAAGTGTTTCAGCAAGAGGGTGTGCCAAGAGATCCGTTTGAAAAAATGGAAGATGCATCAGTCGTTCACAAATTAACCGGAATTTGTCCTTCCGTCGCCATCCATATTCCTTGGGATCGAGTTGATGATTACGGAAAGCTGAAAGCGCACGCCGAGCAGCTTGGCCTTGCTATCGGCGCCGTGAATCCGAACTTGTTCCAGGACGATGACTACAAATTCGGCAGCGTCACAAACGTGAAAGCGGCCATTCGCCAAAAAGCGACTGAGCAATTGCTCGAATGCGTCGATATTGCAAAACAAACAGGCTCCAAGGAAATCAGCCTCTGGCTTGCCGACGGAACCAACTATCCCGGTCAGGGCGACATCAGAAAACGGAAAAACTGGATGTATGAGTGTCTGGCTGAAGTTTACGAAGCTCTTGACGATGATATGCGGCTCTTGATTGAATACAAATTTTTTGAGCCGGCTTTTTATCATACCGATCTGGCGGATTGGGGCATGGCTTACAATTTGGCGCAAAAGCTCGGCCCGAAGGCTGAGGTGCTCGTCGACACCGGCCACCATGCCCAGGGGACGAACATCGAGCACATTGTCGCTTATTTGCTTGACGAAAAACGTCTCGGAGGCTTTCATTTCAACAGCCGCAAATACGCTGATGACGATTTGATCGCGGGCGCTCACAACCCGTACGAACTGTTTCTCATTTTTTCTCAAATTTTGGACGCCTGCCGTGATTCTGACCCGAACGTCCGGAAGACGGCCGAACATATTTCGTATATGCTTGATCAATGCCATAATCTTGAACCGAAAATACCCGCTGTGCTGCGCTCGGTCATGAATGTGCAGACTCAATTTGCAAAAGCGCTTTTGATCAACTTCGATGAAGTGAAGAAAGCGCAGGAAGATCATGACGTGCTTGCCGCAGAGGCTGCGATCCGCGAGGCATTTGAAATCGACGTCAAGCCGCTCCTCTGCGCCGTGCGGGAGGAAATGAACGTTCCGCCTGATCCGCTCAAGGCTTATGCGGAAAGCGGATATGCGGAAAAAATCCTGGCACGCGGGAAAGGCGGTGCAAGCTGGTGA
- a CDS encoding oxidoreductase yields MVDKVRTGILGYGLSGSVFHAPLLSVLEDYEIRKVMTSRKEQVKQDLPEAEAVSTIEDITKDPDIDLVIVTTPSGLHYEMAKECIRAGKHVVLEKPMTATAEEAEELINAAKEKGVLLSVYHNRRWDNDFLTIKQLIKEGRLGEVNTFHASYDRFRPNVRQRWREQKGPGSGALYDLGSHLIDQALHLFGMPNGVTAQVTAQRANAETDDYFHVILHYDQRQVILHSGSIVPANGPRYQIHGSKGSFIKYGIDGQEDALRAGHKPAGDEWGADQPEYYGELATVEGDEIRKETVETLPGSYLTYYKQLASSILEGGSLPVTAEEGRDVIRIIEAAQKSSETNQTVFLNK; encoded by the coding sequence ATGGTGGACAAGGTTCGCACAGGGATATTAGGATACGGTTTGTCCGGTTCGGTGTTTCATGCGCCTTTATTATCAGTGTTAGAAGATTATGAGATTCGAAAGGTTATGACTTCAAGGAAAGAACAAGTCAAACAGGACCTCCCCGAAGCAGAAGCGGTCAGTACGATCGAAGACATCACAAAAGATCCGGACATTGATCTCGTCATCGTGACCACGCCGAGCGGCCTTCATTACGAAATGGCGAAAGAGTGCATCCGCGCCGGAAAGCATGTCGTTCTTGAAAAGCCGATGACAGCAACAGCGGAAGAAGCGGAAGAGCTCATTAATGCCGCGAAAGAAAAAGGCGTGCTTCTCAGCGTGTATCACAACCGAAGATGGGATAACGACTTTTTGACGATCAAACAGCTCATCAAAGAGGGGCGCCTTGGAGAGGTCAACACATTCCACGCCTCCTACGACCGGTTCCGGCCGAATGTCAGACAGCGCTGGAGAGAACAGAAAGGACCGGGGTCAGGTGCACTGTACGATTTAGGTTCACACTTGATCGATCAGGCGCTTCATTTATTCGGCATGCCGAACGGCGTCACCGCTCAAGTGACCGCTCAGAGAGCCAATGCGGAAACAGACGATTACTTCCATGTCATCCTTCACTATGATCAGCGCCAAGTGATTCTCCACTCGGGCTCGATTGTTCCGGCCAACGGCCCCCGCTACCAAATCCACGGCTCAAAAGGAAGCTTTATTAAATACGGAATCGACGGCCAGGAGGATGCACTCAGAGCGGGTCATAAACCTGCAGGCGATGAGTGGGGAGCCGATCAACCCGAATATTACGGGGAACTGGCCACAGTCGAAGGCGACGAGATCAGGAAGGAAACCGTGGAAACGCTCCCGGGTTCATACTTAACTTATTACAAGCAGCTTGCTTCAAGTATTCTAGAAGGCGGCAGCTTGCCTGTCACGGCGGAAGAAGGACGCGACGTCATCCGAATCATCGAAGCTGCGCAAAAAAGCAGCGAAACGAATCAAACGGTGTTCTTAAACAAATAA
- a CDS encoding sensory rhodopsin transducer yields MKGETHWIIPDGFIPPESSGSLTSHEAICVLNCHEENANLAITVYFEDRPPLEGISETVHGKRTKHIRTSSLHRSGERIPENVPYAIEIASDVPVIVQYSRLDTTQPELALMSTMAYPLKTRGMGVHDE; encoded by the coding sequence ATGAAGGGCGAGACCCATTGGATCATACCGGACGGTTTTATTCCTCCGGAAAGTTCCGGAAGCTTGACGAGCCATGAAGCCATTTGTGTTTTAAATTGCCATGAAGAAAACGCAAACCTTGCGATCACCGTATACTTCGAAGACCGTCCGCCGCTCGAAGGCATTTCCGAGACGGTTCATGGCAAGAGAACGAAGCATATCCGCACAAGTTCTTTGCACCGATCAGGAGAACGCATTCCTGAAAATGTTCCTTATGCGATCGAGATCGCAAGCGATGTACCTGTGATCGTCCAGTACAGCCGGCTGGACACGACCCAGCCGGAACTTGCGTTAATGTCAACCATGGCATATCCGTTAAAAACAAGGGGGATGGGCGTACATGATGAATGA
- a CDS encoding rhamnulokinase, whose protein sequence is MTILAFDLGASSGRAYAGHVDGGLIKAEEIHRFPNQPVQAGKHLYWDILRLYHEIKQGILKAKNGCGRISCIGIDSWAVDVGFLDRNGELMGNPYHYRDPYTDGIMTEVLNEIGKEELFSRTGIQLLPFNTIFQLRALKKANSPLLDYADTLLMIPDLLRYFLTGEKKSEFTNATTTQLFNPKTSDWDWELISLLGIPAKIFPKDIAKPGSEAGRLSQSVCGELSVPAVPVIAVGEHDTASAVVGIPAETDDFAYLICGTWSLIGTELDAPLMTKQALDWNFTNEGGAGGTFRFLKNIMGLWLFQRCQADWEKDGISYSSAELVKLAGQSEAFRSAVDPDDPVFLNPVHMPEAIREYCRAAGQHVPETPGQIIRCVLESLAFKYRFTFERIETLTGKEYDGLHMAGGGIRNELLCQYTANVLSRNVWAGPSEASAIGNIAVQAVALDMFWDIQSARKAIKASFPQKTYVPEDTEAWERAYRRYTSQILGAASR, encoded by the coding sequence GTGACGATTCTCGCCTTTGATCTTGGTGCGTCGAGCGGCAGAGCTTATGCAGGTCATGTGGACGGCGGTCTGATCAAAGCGGAGGAAATTCACCGTTTTCCAAATCAGCCCGTTCAGGCGGGAAAACACCTTTATTGGGACATTCTCAGGCTTTATCATGAAATTAAACAGGGCATTTTAAAGGCGAAAAACGGCTGTGGACGAATCAGCTGCATCGGAATCGATTCATGGGCGGTTGACGTCGGTTTTCTCGATCGGAACGGAGAGCTGATGGGGAACCCTTATCATTACCGCGACCCTTACACGGACGGAATAATGACGGAGGTGTTGAATGAAATCGGAAAAGAAGAGCTGTTTTCCAGAACCGGTATTCAGCTTTTGCCGTTCAACACCATCTTTCAGCTCCGGGCGCTGAAAAAAGCGAATTCTCCGCTGTTGGATTACGCGGACACACTATTAATGATTCCTGATTTGCTGCGCTATTTTTTAACGGGCGAGAAAAAAAGCGAATTTACAAATGCGACGACAACCCAGCTGTTCAACCCGAAAACGTCTGACTGGGATTGGGAGCTCATCAGCCTTCTGGGGATCCCGGCCAAGATTTTTCCAAAAGATATAGCAAAGCCCGGAAGCGAAGCGGGGAGGCTGTCGCAATCAGTGTGCGGCGAATTGTCTGTGCCCGCCGTACCGGTGATTGCCGTCGGCGAACATGACACGGCTTCTGCAGTTGTCGGCATCCCCGCTGAAACGGATGACTTTGCATATTTGATTTGCGGCACCTGGTCGCTGATCGGAACCGAACTTGACGCTCCGCTGATGACAAAACAGGCGCTCGATTGGAATTTTACAAATGAGGGCGGTGCCGGCGGCACATTCCGTTTTTTAAAAAACATTATGGGATTGTGGCTGTTCCAGCGCTGTCAGGCGGATTGGGAAAAAGATGGGATCAGCTATTCGAGCGCCGAGCTTGTCAAACTTGCCGGACAGTCAGAAGCATTCAGGTCGGCGGTTGACCCGGATGACCCGGTGTTTCTCAATCCCGTCCATATGCCTGAGGCGATCAGAGAGTACTGCCGTGCAGCAGGGCAGCACGTGCCGGAAACGCCCGGACAGATCATCCGCTGCGTGCTGGAAAGCCTTGCGTTTAAATACCGGTTCACCTTTGAACGGATTGAAACCTTGACAGGAAAAGAATATGACGGACTTCACATGGCGGGCGGAGGGATTCGAAATGAACTGCTCTGCCAATACACGGCGAATGTACTGTCCAGAAATGTATGGGCTGGACCGTCAGAGGCAAGCGCCATCGGCAACATTGCCGTACAGGCCGTCGCGCTCGACATGTTTTGGGATATTCAGAGCGCCCGGAAAGCGATCAAGGCTTCCTTTCCTCAAAAAACGTATGTACCGGAAGATACAGAAGCGTGGGAGCGGGCATACCGCCGCTATACAAGTCAGATTCTCGGCGCCGCTTCCCGCTGA
- a CDS encoding MFS transporter: protein MRPMKSNASFIMYFVCISAFFASLNQNIYSPIIPLIRDSFHVSVSMVNLSVSLFIFITAAMQIIVGSIVDFKGARFVMMASMIVTVIATIGCAASRDFGLFLFFRVLQALGTAALPLIAATTIGSLFKGTKRGSAMGTYQMLLSLAPAAAPILGGFIGERYNYPGIFWFLTVLSVLLLFGNLFCFPRSHSEKKTNLSAGSLLSHYKDIFKNRAGNAVLILSYLIFFIYFSMIVYLPILLTDHYHLDLQIVGLLYLPIAVSTIAGSVLFKWIQKRLSLRRLFLIGNLTAAGSVVCFAFSHLFSLFAMSAALVLFGVTMGLIPPLFSTMMANEFEENRGSAMGMFNFIRYTGMACGPVISGMLLGMSSSVFVFGCFGIVYAAAALLMTAVMRKAAHTKTLQEPNKKAARS, encoded by the coding sequence ATGAGACCAATGAAATCAAATGCTTCTTTCATTATGTATTTTGTGTGTATCAGCGCTTTTTTCGCATCGTTGAATCAAAATATTTATTCACCTATCATTCCTTTAATCAGAGACTCGTTTCACGTTTCTGTTTCGATGGTAAACCTGTCCGTCTCGCTGTTCATCTTCATTACAGCTGCGATGCAGATCATTGTCGGCTCGATTGTTGATTTTAAAGGAGCGAGATTTGTAATGATGGCGAGCATGATCGTAACGGTCATCGCCACAATCGGCTGCGCAGCCTCCCGGGACTTTGGCCTGTTTCTTTTTTTCAGGGTGCTGCAGGCTTTGGGGACTGCTGCGCTTCCATTAATTGCGGCAACCACAATCGGATCTCTGTTTAAGGGAACGAAGCGGGGCAGTGCGATGGGAACTTATCAAATGCTGCTTTCCCTTGCACCGGCAGCGGCGCCTATTCTCGGCGGTTTTATCGGGGAGCGCTATAATTATCCGGGTATTTTTTGGTTTTTGACAGTATTGTCTGTTCTTTTGCTTTTCGGCAATTTGTTTTGCTTTCCGCGCAGCCATTCGGAGAAAAAGACCAATCTCAGCGCGGGCAGCCTGCTGTCGCATTATAAGGACATATTCAAAAACAGGGCGGGCAATGCCGTTTTAATATTAAGCTACCTTATTTTCTTTATTTATTTTTCAATGATCGTGTATTTGCCGATTTTGCTGACCGATCACTATCACCTTGATCTGCAGATCGTCGGCTTGCTGTATTTGCCGATAGCGGTCAGCACGATTGCCGGCAGCGTGCTGTTTAAGTGGATACAAAAGAGATTATCGCTCAGACGCCTGTTTTTGATCGGCAATCTGACCGCCGCAGGGAGCGTCGTCTGTTTTGCCTTTTCCCATTTGTTTTCGCTTTTCGCCATGTCGGCGGCTCTGGTTCTTTTCGGCGTTACGATGGGGCTGATTCCGCCGCTCTTCTCTACGATGATGGCGAATGAATTTGAGGAGAACCGCGGCAGTGCGATGGGCATGTTTAATTTTATCAGGTATACGGGAATGGCCTGCGGTCCTGTTATATCAGGCATGTTATTGGGGATGTCATCTTCTGTTTTCGTTTTCGGCTGTTTCGGTATCGTTTATGCCGCAGCCGCCCTTTTGATGACCGCGGTCATGCGGAAAGCAGCTCACACAAAGACGCTGCAAGAACCAAACAAAAAAGCTGCCAGGTCTTAA
- a CDS encoding bifunctional rhamnulose-1-phosphate aldolase/short-chain dehydrogenase produces the protein MVKYLWSESEAASLRPGLAELVYRSNLIGADRSVCNWGGGNTSMKTTEKDFRGRDIEVMWVKGSGSDLATMSAGQFTGLRLDDIRPLMERSSMTDEEMTAYLSHCMMDGKHPRPSIETLLHAFLPFPHVDHTHPDAIISICCCDNGKEIAEEIYGSRFVWVPYVRPGFALSKMIAEGVKNNPNAELVLMEKHGLVTWGETSKESYDQTIAVIREAEAYIKSRSEDHQPFGGQMVEPLAPEERKRILADILPVIRGAVSGEKRMLVTWCDADDVLEFANSRRAPSLSQVGAACPDHLVHTKRVPAYIPWNPAEQDTEALVDRIKTEIAGFKESYAAYFQRNRHEGDEMFEPAPRVMLIPGIGMVTAGKSLAMAKVSRDLYRRAIAVMKGTEVLGNFVSLNEEESYNVEYWPLELYKLTLAPPEAEFSRKIAFVTGGAGGIGSEACRRLALEGAHVVVADINIEGAEKTAAEINDQYGAERAYAVRMDVTKEEEVQTAFEEIALKYGGIDILVNNAGLATSSPLDETTLEEWNLNMNVLGTGYFLVAREAFKQMKKQGSGGSMVFVGSKNSVYAGKNASAYSSAKALEVHLARCIAAEGGPYGIRANSVLPDAVLQGSAIWDSKWREERAAAYGIEPDRLEEHYRKRTALSVNIYPADIAEAIAYFASEKTAKTTGCMLTVDGGVPAAFSR, from the coding sequence ATGGTGAAATATTTATGGTCAGAGTCTGAGGCTGCATCGCTGCGTCCGGGTCTTGCCGAGCTCGTCTACCGTTCCAATCTGATCGGCGCTGACCGTTCGGTCTGCAACTGGGGCGGGGGAAACACATCGATGAAAACGACAGAAAAGGATTTCAGAGGCAGGGACATCGAGGTGATGTGGGTGAAAGGCAGCGGCTCGGACTTGGCGACGATGTCAGCGGGCCAATTTACCGGACTGAGGCTGGATGATATTCGTCCGCTGATGGAACGGAGCAGCATGACCGATGAAGAAATGACGGCATATTTGTCCCATTGCATGATGGACGGAAAGCATCCGCGGCCGTCGATCGAAACGCTTCTTCATGCTTTTTTGCCGTTTCCGCATGTCGATCACACCCACCCCGATGCAATCATCAGCATCTGCTGCTGCGATAATGGAAAAGAGATCGCAGAGGAGATATACGGCAGCCGATTTGTATGGGTGCCTTATGTCAGACCGGGCTTTGCTTTATCGAAGATGATAGCAGAAGGTGTGAAAAACAACCCGAATGCAGAGCTTGTTTTAATGGAGAAGCACGGGCTCGTCACTTGGGGGGAAACGTCGAAAGAAAGCTATGATCAGACGATTGCCGTGATTCGCGAAGCGGAAGCATATATTAAAAGCCGTTCGGAAGATCATCAGCCGTTTGGCGGACAGATGGTCGAGCCGCTTGCACCGGAGGAGCGGAAACGGATTTTAGCCGATATCTTGCCGGTCATCCGCGGCGCTGTCAGCGGGGAAAAACGCATGCTCGTCACCTGGTGCGATGCTGACGATGTGCTCGAATTCGCGAACAGCAGGCGCGCACCGTCGCTTTCACAGGTCGGCGCCGCTTGTCCGGATCACCTCGTTCATACAAAGCGGGTGCCTGCCTATATTCCGTGGAATCCCGCTGAACAGGACACAGAAGCGCTGGTCGACCGGATCAAAACCGAGATTGCTGGATTTAAAGAGTCGTATGCCGCCTATTTTCAACGAAACCGGCACGAAGGAGACGAGATGTTTGAACCGGCGCCTCGCGTGATGCTGATCCCGGGAATCGGCATGGTGACAGCAGGGAAAAGCCTGGCGATGGCGAAGGTCAGCCGAGATTTATACCGCCGGGCGATTGCCGTCATGAAGGGAACGGAAGTCCTTGGAAACTTTGTATCTCTCAATGAGGAAGAATCCTACAATGTTGAATATTGGCCGCTTGAGCTTTATAAATTAACGCTTGCTCCGCCGGAAGCCGAATTTTCGCGCAAGATCGCATTTGTGACGGGGGGAGCGGGCGGAATCGGCAGCGAGGCCTGCCGCCGCCTTGCTCTAGAAGGCGCGCATGTTGTGGTCGCTGACATTAATATTGAAGGCGCAGAAAAAACAGCGGCCGAGATTAATGATCAATACGGTGCAGAACGAGCTTACGCCGTCCGCATGGATGTGACGAAAGAAGAGGAGGTTCAGACGGCCTTCGAGGAAATCGCCCTCAAATACGGCGGGATTGACATCCTTGTCAACAATGCGGGCCTTGCGACATCAAGCCCGCTTGATGAAACGACGCTCGAAGAATGGAACCTGAATATGAATGTACTCGGAACAGGATATTTCCTCGTGGCCAGAGAAGCTTTTAAGCAAATGAAAAAACAAGGTTCAGGCGGCAGCATGGTGTTTGTCGGTTCGAAAAATTCCGTTTATGCAGGCAAAAACGCATCAGCATACAGCTCTGCAAAAGCGCTTGAGGTTCATTTGGCGAGATGCATCGCGGCTGAAGGCGGACCGTACGGAATCCGTGCGAATTCAGTTCTTCCGGATGCGGTGCTTCAAGGGTCGGCCATCTGGGACTCCAAATGGCGCGAAGAAAGAGCCGCCGCCTACGGGATTGAACCCGACCGGCTTGAAGAGCATTACCGCAAACGTACGGCTCTTTCCGTCAACATTTATCCCGCCGACATTGCCGAGGCGATCGCTTATTTCGCTTCAGAAAAAACGGCAAAAACGACGGGATGCATGCTGACGGTTGACGGGGGAGTGCCGGCCGCATTTTCAAGGTAA
- a CDS encoding nuclear transport factor 2 family protein, producing MNKSEAQQFLSNMYQDIVSEMNTEKIADYFSEDYVQVTDGSHIDLVQFKDHIRTLKNVARTITVSPFHEFLFDERLESAAVRYTVKVVKKNGDRGRIDIIAIFKMNGFKIVQCHELSHASEGTKGIEELAKISEAAIEKASSREEKAFSQD from the coding sequence ATGAATAAAAGTGAAGCCCAACAGTTTTTAAGCAACATGTATCAGGACATCGTGTCGGAAATGAATACTGAAAAAATTGCCGATTATTTCAGCGAGGATTATGTTCAAGTCACGGACGGCAGTCACATTGACCTTGTGCAGTTTAAAGATCACATACGGACGCTGAAAAACGTTGCACGCACCATAACGGTGTCGCCCTTTCATGAATTTTTGTTTGACGAGCGCCTCGAAAGCGCAGCAGTCAGATATACGGTCAAGGTTGTCAAAAAGAATGGAGACCGGGGGAGAATTGATATCATCGCGATTTTTAAAATGAACGGTTTTAAAATCGTTCAATGTCACGAGCTTTCACACGCGAGCGAAGGTACGAAGGGTATTGAAGAGCTGGCGAAGATCAGTGAGGCAGCAATTGAAAAAGCCTCCTCCCGGGAGGAGAAGGCTTTTTCACAAGATTAA
- a CDS encoding cytochrome P450, cyclodipeptide synthase-associated, protein MNQSLKTFSVLSEQYHENPYQYFSYLRESDPVHYEESLDSYFISRYQDVRRVLQNQDVFTTKSLAKRAEPVMRGPVLAQMKGKEHTAKRRIVLRRFIGESLDHLTPLIKENAQRLLAPHVEKGRIDLVNDFGKTFAVCVTMDILGLDKNDHQTVRNWHSGVADFITSLNQAPEDREHSLKCSEQLAEYLNPIIEERRKNPGHDLISILCTSEYEGVAMSDRDIRALILNILLAATEPADKTLALMIYHLLHHPDQMNDVLEDRTLLPQAIAETLRYKPPVQLIPRQLSQDAEIGGVELKEGTTVFCMIGAANRDPEAFEDPDKFNIHRSDLEVKSAFSGAARHLAFGSGVHNCVGAGFAKTEIELVANIVLDQLKNIRLEEDFIYRETGLYTRGPVSLNIRFDAKH, encoded by the coding sequence ATGAATCAATCGCTAAAAACATTCAGCGTGTTGTCAGAACAATATCACGAAAATCCGTATCAGTATTTCTCATACCTTCGGGAATCTGATCCCGTCCATTATGAAGAATCGCTGGACAGCTATTTTATCAGCCGCTACCAGGATGTGCGCCGCGTGCTCCAGAATCAGGACGTCTTTACAACGAAATCGCTTGCCAAACGGGCCGAGCCCGTCATGCGCGGACCTGTGCTCGCCCAAATGAAAGGCAAAGAGCACACGGCAAAAAGGAGAATCGTTCTGCGCCGCTTTATCGGGGAATCCCTTGATCACCTCACACCGCTCATCAAAGAAAATGCACAAAGGCTTTTGGCCCCGCACGTGGAGAAAGGGCGGATCGACCTTGTCAATGATTTCGGCAAAACATTCGCCGTTTGCGTGACGATGGACATTTTAGGTTTGGACAAGAACGACCACCAAACGGTGAGAAACTGGCACAGCGGCGTCGCCGATTTCATTACCAGTTTGAATCAGGCGCCTGAGGACCGGGAGCATTCCCTCAAATGCAGTGAACAGCTCGCTGAGTATTTGAATCCGATTATCGAGGAAAGGCGCAAAAATCCCGGACATGATTTAATATCCATCCTTTGCACTTCCGAATACGAGGGAGTGGCGATGTCTGACCGGGACATACGCGCGCTGATTCTCAATATATTGCTTGCCGCCACAGAACCGGCGGACAAGACGCTCGCATTAATGATTTATCATTTGCTTCATCATCCCGATCAGATGAATGATGTGCTGGAAGACCGCACGCTTCTCCCTCAGGCAATCGCAGAGACGCTGCGCTACAAGCCGCCGGTGCAGCTCATCCCGCGCCAGCTTTCACAAGACGCGGAGATTGGCGGAGTCGAGCTAAAAGAAGGGACGACTGTATTTTGCATGATAGGCGCGGCAAATCGCGATCCTGAAGCGTTCGAGGATCCCGACAAGTTCAACATTCACCGCAGCGACCTGGAAGTCAAAAGCGCATTCAGCGGCGCAGCCAGGCATCTCGCATTCGGTTCAGGCGTCCACAACTGTGTAGGAGCGGGGTTTGCGAAGACCGAAATCGAGCTTGTCGCAAATATCGTCCTTGATCAGCTGAAAAATATCCGGCTGGAGGAAGACTTCATTTACCGCGAGACAGGGCTTTACACACGCGGACCCGTCTCGCTCAACATCCGGTTTGATGCCAAACATTAA
- a CDS encoding MarR family transcriptional regulator, with amino-acid sequence MENKTYEQAFQAVQDFILKREKRAQHEQQAFAEEAFQEEESMRKHWTLTQLHIISLISESEADVNNAFLAAKLQISKAAVTKAVNVLTKHGMIESHKKPNNNKELYYTLTDEGKKLADIHDRMHEIAKQRYIELFDRFSESELQTVIRFLNEWSKHI; translated from the coding sequence GTGGAAAACAAGACGTATGAGCAGGCATTTCAAGCCGTTCAGGATTTTATTCTCAAAAGAGAAAAGCGGGCTCAGCATGAACAGCAGGCGTTCGCAGAGGAAGCCTTTCAAGAAGAAGAAAGCATGCGTAAGCATTGGACCCTGACCCAGCTTCACATTATCTCGCTTATCAGCGAAAGCGAAGCAGACGTCAACAACGCTTTCCTGGCAGCAAAACTCCAAATTTCAAAAGCGGCAGTGACAAAAGCGGTCAATGTGCTCACAAAGCACGGAATGATCGAATCGCACAAAAAACCGAACAACAACAAAGAATTGTATTACACATTAACCGATGAGGGGAAAAAACTGGCCGACATTCATGACAGGATGCATGAAATTGCAAAACAGCGCTACATCGAGCTGTTTGATCGGTTTTCCGAATCCGAGCTGCAAACCGTCATCCGCTTTTTAAACGAATGGTCAAAACACATTTAA
- a CDS encoding tRNA-dependent cyclodipeptide synthase — MTELIMESKHQLFKTETLTQNCNEILKRRRHVLVGISPFNSRFSEDYIHRLIAWAVREFQSVSVLLAGKEAANLLEALGTPHGKAERKVRKEVSRNRRFAEKALEAHGGNPEDIHTFSDFANQTAYRNLRMEVEAAFFDQTHFRNACLEMSHAAILGRARGTRMDVVEVSADMLELAVEYVIAELPFFIAAPDILGVEETLLAYHRPWKLGEQISRNEFAVKMRPNQGYLMVSEADERVESKSMQEERV, encoded by the coding sequence ATGACAGAGCTTATAATGGAGAGCAAACACCAGCTATTCAAAACCGAAACTCTTACCCAAAACTGCAATGAAATATTAAAACGCAGACGCCATGTTCTCGTCGGCATCAGCCCGTTTAACAGCCGATTTTCCGAAGATTATATTCATCGGCTTATCGCCTGGGCCGTCCGTGAGTTTCAGAGTGTATCCGTGCTTTTGGCGGGAAAGGAAGCTGCCAACCTTCTCGAAGCGCTCGGCACCCCACATGGGAAGGCCGAACGGAAAGTCAGGAAAGAAGTCTCGCGGAACCGGAGATTCGCTGAAAAGGCGTTGGAAGCGCATGGCGGAAATCCCGAGGACATCCATACATTTTCCGATTTCGCGAACCAGACCGCATACCGGAATTTGCGGATGGAAGTCGAAGCTGCCTTTTTCGACCAGACGCATTTTCGCAATGCCTGCCTGGAGATGTCGCATGCGGCTATCCTCGGACGGGCCCGGGGCACTCGGATGGATGTCGTGGAAGTCAGCGCAGACATGCTGGAGCTGGCTGTTGAATACGTCATCGCTGAACTTCCGTTTTTCATCGCCGCCCCTGATATTTTAGGCGTCGAAGAGACGCTTCTTGCTTATCACCGGCCATGGAAGCTCGGCGAACAGATCTCCCGTAATGAATTTGCCGTCAAAATGCGGCCGAATCAAGGATATCTCATGGTTTCCGAAGCGGACGAAAGGGTGGAATCTAAAAGCATGCAGGAGGAACGAGTATGA